The genomic stretch CTGTGTTCATGCACAATGGGATCAATACGTAGCTTCCCATACATTACCCGTACCTACTGGATGGACTTTGGTTTGCTTGCACTATGAATTCACCAAATTGCATAGGTTACGATTAGCACCACTAAACAAATTTGTGGTAGTTTAATTCTCGATGCTTCCCAAACCCATTGGTATACCCCGGTTGGCACAACTTGATGCATAGTGCTTTGCACGTTTCTTTTTGTCTACCTAAGATGCACCAAAGTGTTCTCCTGAGAGCCATTTATATCATCTCACAGACGGATGCATTTACATGCTCCTTTAATAGGAAGATAGGCATTGGTGTCTGCCATCAAAATCTCTAAGACTGAGTAAAGTGGATCTATGTTAGGGAAATTTATTTGCCATGTTTTATGTTTCACTTGGAGACTCTTCTAGAAGATCACGACGAAAAGTAGAAAAGAGAATCACCATCTCAACTTAGGTCTCCAACCGTCCAAGAGTAACTAAGTTGCGATAGATAGATTAAAGCATACATCAATTCGGAACATGCATGCCAATTCACCATCCTTATGGGCTTGTTATTCACATTGTCTTGCTAGTTACTACTCTCTACATCTAATGAAAGCGAGCATGTAGTATATCAAGCCGTTGACATGTGGAACTGCCAAGCATTATTTTTTGTTGCCAATTTATGTACAGTATTTCCTCTACTCTTATATGATTCGTTAGTACTCTGAATGCGTCCTTTGTTTTAGTAGATTTTTTGTGAATTATCAAGTAGGTCTAAACATTTTTTAGCACTACTTACAAAAAGGTTTTGTAGAGGCGCCGGTTGCATCAAGATCAACGCTCCCGGCAGACCCAACCGCCCCGATGTAACAGAAAAAAGCTTCCAAGTACAACTCGATCATTAACCATTGCCAATTTGCCACTGCCATTGGTACATGTATACGAAAATAAAAGGTTCTCATTAGACAATTAGCTGGCTAGATTGCTTGCCACGTGTAAGCACCGAGAGGCTCCACCTAGTTCTTTGAGGCCGGCCAAACAAGTGACATAAGTTCAAACAAATTTCGTTGAGCTCTTAATCATGTTGGTCAACTAACCATAATATTGCCAGCTCTGTTTTGGGATTTTGTAACTCGGAACTTGCAGGTAGAACAAAGGACTCCTCAGGGTCATGTCAGTTGCTTACATTCTACCTCATTGCTCCCTTGTGTTCATGCAAAATGGTTATAACACGTACATGCTCCCGCGGCAGGTCTACCTTGCAGTTGAACATCACTTTGCTTGCACTATGGATTCACCAAATTGCAGAGGTTACGATTAGCACCACTAGACAGATTTGTGGTAGTTGAATTCTTGATGCTTCCCAAACCCATTGGTATACCCCCGTCGGCACAACTCGATGCATAGTGCTTTGCACGATTTATTTGTCTACCTAGGTTGCACCAAAGTGTTCTTGCGGGAGCTTATTTATATCATCTCACGGACGGATGCATTTACATGCGCCTTTAATAGGAAGATACGCATTGGTGGCGGCCATCAAAGCCCCTAAGATCGAGTAAAGTGGATTCATGTTAGTGAAATTTATTAGTTATGTTATATGTTTCACTTGGAGAGCCTTCAAGAAGATCACGACacaaaggagaaaagaaaaaaaaatattaatCACCACCTCAACTTAGATATCCAACGTTCCAAGAGTAACTAAGTTGCGATAGATAGATTAAAGTATGCATCAATTATGAACATGCATGCCAACTCACTATCTATGCTTATGTGACACTTGGAATGTGGCTTGTTATTCGCATTGTCTTGCTACATCTGAGGAAAGCGAGCTTGCAGTAGTATCAGGCCATTGACATGTGGAACTGGCAAGCATAATTTTTGTTGTCAATTATGCACTCCTCTCCTTTGTTTTAGAATTTTCGTGAATCGTCGATCAACATTTGTTTAGCACACTAGTTAGAAAAGGTCTTGTAGACGCGCTGGGTGCATCAAGATCAACGCTCGGGGCAGACCCAACCGCCCCGATGTAACAGCAGGCAGGACAGAGACAGTGGCGTCCACTAACCATAATTGCCTGACGCGTCACCAAATTACACTCCTAAATTAATTGGACAGTGGGTCCCACCTGACAGCAACGACCAGCTCCGTCACGCCACGCACGCACCTCTCctaccctcttcctcctcctcctcctcctcactcccaTCTTCTTCCCCAACCTCAACCTGCCCCCCTTCCCCGCCTCACATCACCCAAAGATCTCCCAAAATCTCCCGACTTCTCGCCTTCGGCGATTCCCGTCTCCACGCCACTCCCTCCCGCGCGCGGCATCGGCTCGGATCCGCCCGCCGCCAGCAGCGGCGGCAGCCCCCCCGTGCCGCCATTCCCCCCCGGCCGCGTCATCTGGTTGTTGGCGTCGGTTGCTCCGTTCCCGCCCGTTCCTGCTGTTACCGGATCTCGCGAGGAACCCAGCTGGCATGGGCGAGCTCCGGGCGGGGTTGGAGGCCTAGGGCGCCGGCGCCACTCGCCATTTGATTCGATTCCGAGGAGGGGGGACACCGTGCCCCGCTCTTGCTCCTCGGATTGATATTTTGGCTCCTGCCTGCTGCCTCCCCGACGAGAATTCTCCCGATTCCCCCCTCGCCCTTTTGTCCTCTCCGAAGCCCGGATCGAAAGATCCAATTCGCGGGGCATTCCTCTCAACCGATTCCGGAGGGACTGTCCCTGTCAATCGCTCTCAATCTCTGCCCTCGTTAAAAATCCTCTCTTGTTTCCCCTACTCTCTCGCACCAAGATCCAATCCCCCTCCACCCGCTCGCATTCCGCAGCTGCCGGAGATGACGCCGTCGGTCACGACGCACGCCTCGCCGCTACTGCTCTCGCTGCTCCTGCTCGTCTCCATCCCGACCGTCTTCCTCCTCGTGCCGCGCCTCATCCCGCCCAAGACGCTCCCGGCCATCCCGGACGCGGACGAGTCCGACGACCTGGCCCTCTTCCGCCgggccatcctctcctcctcctccacctccgccgccaagcCGGCGACCAGCTCCTTCTTCCACCGCCGGCCCACGCCCAAGGTCGCGTTCCTCTTCCTCACCAACTCCGACATCGTCTTCTCCCCGCTCTGGGAGAAGTACTTCCGCGGGCACCGCCAGCTCTTCAACATCTACGTGCACGCCGACCCCTCCTCAGTCCTCGACCTGCCGCTCACGCCCACCTTCCGCGGCCGCTTCGTGCCGGCCAAGGCCACGCAGCGCGCCTCCCCCACGCTcatctccgccgcgcgccgcctcctcgcCACCGCCCTCCTCGACGACCCCTCCAACCAGTTCTTCGCGCTGCTCTCGCAGTCCTGCATCCCGCTCCACCCCTTCCCCACCATGTACAACGCGCTCCTCTCCGACAATGCCGGCCCCCACGGCCGCCACCGCAGCTTCATAGAGATCAAGGACAAGGACTGGGTGCTCCATGACAGGTACTACGCCCGCGGCGACGAGGTCATGCTGCCGGAGGTGCCGTACGACCGGTTCCGTTCCGGGTCGCAGTTCTTCGTGCTCACCAGGAGGCATGCCATCCTGGTTGTCAGGGACATGAGGCTCTGGAAGAAGTTTAAGCTGCCCTGTTTGATCGAGCGCAAGGACTCGTGCTATCCGGAGGAGCACTACTTCCCGACGTTGCTCGACATGCAGGACCCCGACGGGTGCACCAAGTATAGCCTCACCAGGGTCAACTGGACAGATCAAGTCGAGGGCCATCCGCACACCTATCGTCCTGGGGAGGTGTCCGCAAGATTTATCAGGGAGCTCAGGAAGTCCAATGCCACTTACTCCTACATGTTTGCCCGCAAATTCGCCCCCGAGTGCCTCGAGCCGCTCATGCAGATCGCGGACTCTGTCATCCTACGTGACTAGGCCAGCAGCACCCGCCATTTTTTGGGGGTGTCGGATACGCCGAGATGATGAGGTATGAAGACGTGCACTTGCTGCTGCACTCTTGAATTAACTAATCTTCTGTCTAGGTGTTGTGTTGAGAGAGTTTGTCTCTGAGTGGAGTGTACATAGTATAAGAAATGCGGGAGTTTTAGGAATTCGGAAatatgtatgctttaattagcacTTAAATAATAAAGTTGCATACTTCATTAAATTGGAATTTTTAATCTTTCGTTCTTGTTATATTGTTATCAGATTGATCAAATGTATTTTCTCACTTGGTAGATGTGTTATCATTGAATGCAAGTTGTTGTACTGCTTTCTCAAAAGAGTGAAAACGCATATATGTTGCTATTAGTGTCACAGTTTCTGTATGTACATTGCTATAGTAATCTTtaatgcctttcttgattgttgTTAAACTCAACCGCCGAAGTAGTTTGCTCTGCAACATAGTATTATTTAAATTAGCATTAAGTGTAACTCACTGCTTCTTGGGCTCTGTTAGCAAAGAGAATTTAGGGCTGCCTCCTTTTGTTTCCCGTGCAGGGTTGTGATGTGATGAACAAGCGCAAGCTGGTCCATCTATGCCCTCCAGATCTTTTTGAGGAACAAACCTGTCCCATCCTTGCTCTTCTCTTCCGTGCTTCAAAGATTTTCCGGTAATAGATGCTGCTGGTCGGAGAGTATGGTATGGCCACGGATTGTCGCTATGTGAGTATGCTGTTTGAATGAGACCACTTCTTGCCAAGCAATAGGTCAGTAGTTAGCATGATCATCCAATGTATTACATGGACCTGGAGGCACTCTTGTCAATACATTCAGCGAAGGACTGATCATTTGTAGTTTCTATTGCGTATATAACATGTCATGCCTGTTGTTGATAATGTATTTTGGTGTTATCGTGTTCATCTCATGGTTCCATTCCTGAAGCTAGACTGGCAGTTTGAATAGATAATAGTAACTAACAGGCATGTTTGACTTTTGCTGTACGATTTTagtataaggatttaacaaaggaaaaaaggaggagTAGAGCTGCACTAACAACAGAATTCATGCAATGCAagcaccaagcatccttaaacccTAATATGCAGCTGTTTGGTTTGAAGATTCTTCCTTGGCATATATTTTGGACCCATTGGCCAAACTTTGTTAGGTCACCTTCTGCCCTGC from Lolium rigidum isolate FL_2022 chromosome 4, APGP_CSIRO_Lrig_0.1, whole genome shotgun sequence encodes the following:
- the LOC124650534 gene encoding glycosyltransferase BC10-like, with translation MTPSVTTHASPLLLSLLLLVSIPTVFLLVPRLIPPKTLPAIPDADESDDLALFRRAILSSSSTSAAKPATSSFFHRRPTPKVAFLFLTNSDIVFSPLWEKYFRGHRQLFNIYVHADPSSVLDLPLTPTFRGRFVPAKATQRASPTLISAARRLLATALLDDPSNQFFALLSQSCIPLHPFPTMYNALLSDNAGPHGRHRSFIEIKDKDWVLHDRYYARGDEVMLPEVPYDRFRSGSQFFVLTRRHAILVVRDMRLWKKFKLPCLIERKDSCYPEEHYFPTLLDMQDPDGCTKYSLTRVNWTDQVEGHPHTYRPGEVSARFIRELRKSNATYSYMFARKFAPECLEPLMQIADSVILRD